From Mesorhizobium sp. Pch-S:
CTCCAGCAATCGACGCTGCAGGTTGGCAAGCTTGTCGATGTCGGCGAGCGTCTTGGTCCAGGGTACGTCGGGGTGGCGGCGCACCGTGCCGGTGGAAGAGCAGGGCGCGTCCAGCAGAACGGCATCGAAAAGCTCGGCGGGGCTGTAGTCGAACAGGTCGGACTGGATGACCTCGGCGTTCATGCCCAGCCGCTCGAGGTTCTGCCTCAGCCGCGCCAGTCGGCTTTTCGATGTGTCGACCGCCGTTACCTTCGCGCCAGCCAGGATGAGCTGTGCCGTCTTGCCTCCGGGGGCCGCGCAAAGGTCGGCAACACGTTTGCCGGTGATGTCGCCGAAAAGCCTTGCCGGGAGCGCGGCGGCTGCATCCTGCACCCACCAGGCGCCTTCTGCGAAGCCTGGCAGCTCGGTGACAGGCGCGGGCAGCTTCTCCACCCGAACCGTACCTGTCGGCAGGACGATGCCTCCAAATCGTTGCGCCCACAGTGCCGGGTCGGCTTTCACCGTGAAGTCGACCGGTGCTTCCAGCCGATGCACGGCGAGGATCGCATCGGTCGTCTCCTGACCATAAGCGTCGCGCAACCGTTGTTCGAACCAAGCCGGCGCATCATCGGTCGCGGCGAGAGCCTGCGGCAACTCGACATCCTTGGTGCGGACCAGAGCGCGCAAGACACCGTTGACGAGACCGGAAAAGCGTGT
This genomic window contains:
- a CDS encoding RsmB/NOP family class I SAM-dependent RNA methyltransferase, which gives rise to MAVTQAGKAARKPSPHRSDNAPQAPGLAARQAAARLLAAVVDARTPLDGLTDNEHGHPQYRALDGRDRALVRAILVTALRHRMTIAGLLSRRLEKPLPANATTLSHILHVAAAQILFLDVPDSAAVDLAVTHAKADPRTTRFSGLVNGVLRALVRTKDVELPQALAATDDAPAWFEQRLRDAYGQETTDAILAVHRLEAPVDFTVKADPALWAQRFGGIVLPTGTVRVEKLPAPVTELPGFAEGAWWVQDAAAALPARLFGDITGKRVADLCAAPGGKTAQLILAGAKVTAVDTSKSRLARLRQNLERLGMNAEVIQSDLFDYSPAELFDAVLLDAPCSSTGTVRRHPDVPWTKTLADIDKLANLQRRLLEKAVTLLKPGGRVVFSNCSLDPLEGEELHDAFLSEAKGVVDDPVRPDEIPGIASFVTPKGTLRTTPAGFSLDSPTLSGLDGFFAARLRRTD